One segment of Alnus glutinosa chromosome 2, dhAlnGlut1.1, whole genome shotgun sequence DNA contains the following:
- the LOC133859418 gene encoding ADP-ribosylation factor-like protein 8c, which produces MGLWDSLLNWLRSLFFKQEMELSLVGLQNAGKTSLVNAVATGGYTEDMIPTVGFNMRKVTKGNVTIKLWDLGGQRRFRTMWERYCRGVSAILYVVDAADRDSVPISRTELHDLLMKPSLSGIPLLVLGNKIDKSEALSQQALVDQLGLESIKDREVCCYMISCKDSINIDVVIDWLIKHSKTAK; this is translated from the exons ATGGGTCTGTGGGATTCCTTGCTCAATTGGCTCCGGAG CTTATTCTTTAAACAGGAAATGGAACTTTCCCTCGTTGGCCTTCAGAATGCAGGAAAGACATCTCTTGTCAATGCCGTTGCT ACAGGGGGCTACACCGAGGACATGATTCCAACT GTTGGATTCAATATGAGAAAAGTTACGAAGGGGAATGTGACAATCAAGCTTTGGGACCTTGGAGGGCAAAGAAGGTTTCGTACAATGTGGGAGCGTTACTGTCGCGGTGTTTCTGCAATTCT GTATGTAGTTGATGCTGCTGATAGAGACAGCGTTCCCATATCTCGAACTGAGCTACATGACCTCTTGATGAAACCATCCTTAAGTGGAATTCCTTTGCTTGTTCTAGGAAACAAAATTGACAAATCAGAAGCTCTTTCCCAGCAAGCGTTGGTGGATCAGCT AGGCCTTGAATCAATTAAAGACAGAGAGGTCTGCTGCTATATGATATCGTGCAAGGATTCCATAAACATAGATGTTGTCATTGATTGGCTTATCAAGCACTCAAAAACAGCAAAATGA